Proteins encoded in a region of the Haloglomus salinum genome:
- a CDS encoding ATP-binding response regulator — MAGDDLRVLCVAADSTQLALLGRAFGRYRVDVATATSGAAALSTLSDSAVHCVVCTDAVDDESGLALLDRVRESHAELPFVLFAAEGDERLASEALGRGATDYLRRSGTNPFALLAGRAVGYARRYRERAALERGRERYELAGRAVSDVVWERDLDTGTIRWGAGVEATLGYDRDGDYDREWWLEQVRPADRAAVEEAWHPAEAGEADTFECRYRVRRADGSYASVVDGGEVVRSGGEPARLVGALRDVSDRTERTAELERRNEQLDEFATVVSHDLRNPLNVARGRVELARETADLDHLDDAETALERMDDLIADLLTLAREGRAVDELEPVALGSLAEDAWATIPGRDAADATLSVETDCRVLADPSRLRQLLENLFANAVEHAVTDNPVVAAPDELVVRVGCLDAPDTDGFYVADNGRGIPAERRASVFDLGHSEAESGDGVGLAIVEEIATAHGWSVHVVDSATGGARFELRDVAAPDGAAS, encoded by the coding sequence GTGGCAGGCGACGACCTCCGGGTGCTCTGTGTGGCCGCCGACTCGACCCAGCTGGCGCTGCTGGGACGGGCGTTCGGGCGATACCGTGTCGATGTCGCGACGGCGACCAGCGGCGCAGCCGCGCTGTCGACGCTCTCGGACTCGGCGGTCCACTGTGTGGTCTGTACGGACGCGGTCGACGACGAGTCGGGGCTGGCGCTGCTGGACCGGGTACGCGAGTCACACGCCGAACTCCCGTTCGTCCTGTTCGCCGCCGAGGGCGACGAGCGGCTCGCCAGCGAGGCGCTCGGACGTGGCGCCACCGACTACCTCCGCCGCAGCGGGACGAACCCGTTCGCGCTACTGGCCGGCCGCGCGGTGGGCTACGCCCGGCGCTACCGGGAGCGGGCCGCGCTCGAACGGGGTCGCGAGCGGTACGAACTCGCGGGGCGGGCCGTCTCGGACGTGGTCTGGGAACGCGACCTCGACACCGGGACCATCCGGTGGGGTGCCGGCGTCGAGGCCACGCTCGGGTACGACCGCGACGGCGACTACGACCGCGAGTGGTGGCTGGAGCAGGTCCGTCCGGCGGACCGCGCGGCCGTCGAGGAGGCCTGGCATCCCGCCGAGGCCGGCGAGGCGGACACGTTCGAGTGTCGGTACCGCGTCCGGCGTGCCGACGGGTCGTACGCGAGCGTCGTCGACGGCGGGGAGGTGGTCCGCTCGGGCGGGGAGCCGGCCCGGCTGGTCGGCGCCCTCCGGGACGTGAGCGACCGCACCGAGCGGACCGCCGAGCTGGAGCGGCGCAACGAACAGCTCGACGAGTTCGCCACCGTCGTCAGCCACGACCTCCGGAACCCGCTCAACGTCGCCCGTGGCCGCGTCGAACTCGCCCGCGAGACCGCCGACCTCGACCATCTCGACGACGCCGAGACCGCACTCGAACGGATGGACGACCTCATCGCGGACCTCCTCACGCTGGCCCGGGAGGGCCGGGCGGTCGACGAACTGGAGCCGGTCGCGCTCGGGTCGCTCGCCGAGGACGCCTGGGCGACCATCCCCGGCCGGGACGCCGCCGACGCGACCCTCTCGGTGGAGACGGACTGCCGGGTCCTGGCCGACCCCTCGCGGCTCCGACAGCTGCTCGAGAACCTGTTCGCCAACGCGGTCGAGCACGCGGTTACCGACAATCCGGTGGTCGCCGCGCCCGACGAACTCGTCGTCCGGGTCGGCTGCCTCGACGCCCCCGACACCGACGGCTTCTACGTCGCCGACAACGGCCGGGGCATCCCCGCCGAGCGCCGCGCGTCCGTCTTCGACCTCGGCCACTCGGAGGCCGAGTCGGGTGACGGGGTCGGGCTGGCCATCGTCGAGGAGATCGCCACGGCCCACGGCTGGAGCGTCCACGTCGTCGACAGCGCGACCGGCGGGGCCCGCTTCGAACTCCGCGATGTCGCGGCGCCCGACGGGGCGGCTTCTTGA
- a CDS encoding alpha/beta fold hydrolase — protein MPTATADDGTTLRYAVAGEGADPPVALVNDAGFGAWAWGWQHEPLAGRRRVVTYDHRGTGDSGAGGATDIDTLVGDLSAVLAAADAKPAHLVGFGLGGAVAMRYARDRGVRSLALVGTCAGDDIDEDGLGRCYPDGADEAAVRATLPALFSDAFRDADPSLLERVVDWRRAEDARPRARRAQVDAWLDFEPEPLYELTTPSFVLQGTGDPAVGRRTAERLAEDLPRGRFEAIAGRRLAHVESSRPVNDALAAFFDEVDDGG, from the coding sequence GTGCCGACCGCAACCGCCGACGACGGGACGACACTGCGCTACGCCGTGGCTGGCGAGGGGGCCGACCCGCCGGTCGCGCTCGTCAACGACGCCGGCTTCGGGGCGTGGGCCTGGGGCTGGCAGCACGAGCCGCTGGCGGGGCGCCGTCGCGTCGTCACCTACGACCACCGCGGCACCGGCGACTCCGGCGCCGGGGGAGCGACGGACATCGACACCCTGGTGGGCGACCTGAGCGCAGTGCTCGCGGCCGCGGACGCCAAGCCCGCCCACCTCGTCGGTTTCGGGCTGGGGGGCGCCGTCGCGATGCGCTACGCGCGCGACCGCGGCGTCCGCTCGCTCGCGCTCGTGGGGACCTGCGCGGGCGACGACATCGACGAGGACGGACTCGGGCGCTGCTACCCGGACGGGGCCGACGAGGCCGCCGTTCGTGCGACGCTGCCCGCGCTGTTCTCCGACGCGTTCCGTGATGCCGACCCGTCCCTGCTGGAGCGGGTGGTCGACTGGCGCCGGGCCGAGGACGCCCGTCCCCGGGCGCGCCGGGCGCAGGTGGACGCGTGGCTCGACTTCGAGCCCGAACCGCTGTACGAGTTGACCACCCCGTCGTTCGTCCTCCAGGGGACCGGCGACCCGGCCGTCGGCCGCCGGACGGCCGAACGGCTCGCCGAGGACCTCCCGCGCGGTCGATTCGAGGCCATCGCCGGCCGCCGGCTGGCCCACGTGGAGTCCTCGCGTCCCGTCAACGACGCGCTGGCGGCGTTCTTCGACGAGGTGGACGATGGGGGGTGA
- a CDS encoding NUDIX hydrolase: MGGDEAPDGDSPYEPDAAAGPRTDDEAGPPHVSRLDLGAVRANRARELAGVERAEWAGVLVPVIERRDGHHLLFTERAADMRNHAGEMSFPGGGYEADDGDLETTALREAKEEIGLEPMTADVVGPLDDLPGPYGHVVRPFVATVPDRVYDPNEREVAAVVVISVSDLTAPGVYENETRSHPDRGTARLPFFRVDGHVVWGLTGFIVRTLLDLTTDWDPPDRGERLGPRPDEGHDAPGEWPNRKG, from the coding sequence ATGGGGGGTGACGAGGCTCCCGACGGCGACAGCCCCTACGAACCCGACGCGGCCGCGGGCCCGCGGACGGACGACGAGGCGGGCCCGCCCCACGTCTCCCGCCTCGACCTCGGCGCCGTCCGTGCCAACCGGGCCCGCGAGCTGGCCGGCGTCGAGCGCGCGGAGTGGGCCGGCGTCCTCGTCCCGGTCATCGAGCGTCGCGACGGCCACCACCTCCTGTTCACCGAGCGCGCGGCCGACATGCGCAACCACGCGGGCGAGATGAGCTTTCCGGGGGGTGGTTACGAGGCCGACGACGGCGACCTGGAGACGACCGCGCTCCGTGAAGCGAAGGAGGAGATCGGCCTCGAACCGATGACTGCCGACGTGGTCGGCCCGCTGGACGACCTCCCCGGCCCGTACGGCCACGTCGTCCGGCCGTTCGTGGCCACGGTGCCCGACCGCGTCTACGACCCCAACGAGCGCGAGGTCGCGGCGGTGGTCGTCATCTCGGTGTCGGACCTGACGGCGCCGGGCGTCTACGAGAACGAGACCCGGAGCCACCCCGACCGCGGGACCGCACGACTACCCTTCTTCCGCGTCGACGGGCACGTCGTGTGGGGACTGACCGGATTCATCGTCCGCACGTTGCTGGACCTGACGACCGACTGGGACCCGCCGGACCGCGGGGAGCGGCTGGGTCCGCGGCCCGACGAGGGACACGACGCTCCCGGCGAGTGGCCGAACAGGAAGGGGTGA